In the genome of Struthio camelus isolate bStrCam1 chromosome 22, bStrCam1.hap1, whole genome shotgun sequence, the window CAACAGTCTTAGAGATCCTGTTGAGAATCTTGTTTTAGAAGGGGAGAACAGTCCTTTGCTTGAAGAACAGGGCTGGGACACAGGAGACCTGAACCCGTCCTGGCTACATCTCAGTCTCGACACGCACAtgcttttaattgttttatgCCTTGACTCCCCAACTGCAAAAAGTACCCTATAATGACACTTTCCTGGGCCCTGTGCATTTAGGTCATGAACCATTTAGCACAGGGACTGTTTTCATTCTACCTAGGCAAGTCCATGTCAAATACGATGTGGCACTATTACCTTTAGCTCTACTGCAGTGCAGATAATTACTATTTCTGAATGGTTAATTGTCATTGAATCTTGACCTAGGATTTTTAGCTGCTTATTAGATCTGAAGAAATTCTTGGAGGAAAGCTGATCCAGTAGAGGTACAAGCTACTACTTTGTTGCATTTGACACAAGGTGCTCTGGCAACTGCCCCTCCGCTGCCTGCTGTTCTGACAACAACAGCAAAGAAACTGGACCTACGATTTGGATGTGGCAAGTTCTTTTCTGCGTGCTCTGAAATTCAGATTTGTGGAGAAAACTTAAGAATTGTTAACTTACACCCACTATTTGGATTTTACCAACAGGCAGCTACTGGAAACTTGCTTCCACTGAAAGCAAGAGAACAGTATAGCGAGTGAAGCAAAAGCATAAAGGGGACTCAGCATCTTAGACATAGGAAAAGCTGATAAGTGGAGTGGTTGCATCTCTGGAGCTCTTGGGCCCCTGTCCACATTTCCAATTAGTGATCTcaggttttgttatttttttcagagcCATCCATTCTCCTTGATGTCATGGCTCTACtttgcagtgttttattttaCCTCTCTCTTCTgcactttgatttcctttctggTTTCCCATTTCTGTGAACAGACTAGGTGCTGGTGCCTTGCAGACATAGCATTCTAAGTTCTGGTCTCCTTTACAGCTGTACCCCTACTACAGCCCTCTCTCTTACTCTGTAGTTTTTGGACCCTCTCCTGCacaagaaaagaagggagagatATGCTTAAAGCAGAGATTGGATCCCTTGCTCCCTGCATCAGCAGTTCTACAAAAGCAATACAGTGTGCAAAGCAAAATCAACTGCTTTTTCTGATCAGTGTAGCGGTGCTGTGGAACCTGCAGGTGCAGTCAGCTGCTTGTAGTTCACAGGCCTTGGATTTCTCCAAGTGGTGGATAACCTAGGTTTTTGGTGTTCTGTCTGTGATGCAGCCAGAGGCTGAGGAAAGCACCACCCAAGACAGCAAAGCCAGTAAGGGATCCCAGCAGAATGGGTACCAGCATAGCAGAATCAGgacctggaaagaaagaaagtaatcaAGCCATGAACAACATTAAGAGAGGTAGGCTGAGGAAAGAGAACGTAAAACCCCATTCTTCTTTATACCGTGCCAAGCAGGTATGGCTAAGTTTCCTTCCATAGAGTAATCTGAATGTATAGCGCCTTTTCAAACACATTACCCTTTTTGCCATAAAAGCCCAGCAGTAAATATCAGATACATAAATTCATCAGAGACACAAGAAGCTAAGTGATTCTCAGGGATGGTGCCAGTGGATTTAATCAGTCTGTCATGCTCATGATATGCCAAATtgaatttttctcatttctaataGCTGGTCAGCATCCAATTAACACAAACCAGCTGCTTTATTTCACCtatggacagaaagaaaaaagaaaacgctCCTGACTAATGACCAGCCTCAACTCCTCATTCTGCTTCTAGAGTTCATAAACtggagtgagattttttttctccagttaccTGAGGATGGGCTTACCTTGCTGTACCAGATGACTACCTCTTTATCTTGGGCACTTGTCCCTAAGCTCACTACAAAAAATGACAGCATTGCTCTTTGTTTCTAAAAGCTCCAAAGGtagtagaaaagagaaatatctaaAAGGAGGCCCCTATATTCTCTCTCACTCCTCCCATCCCATCTCTCCTAGAACCCTGATAACTGTGCTAACTCTTTTCTTCAAGTATCTCTCACAATTCGTTTTAATGGCACTCCTCATCCTCAGTCAATGTATTTCACCATCATactgcagaaatgcaggaaaATCCTTTTCAGCTAGAGGAtactctgctttgttttccttccttctcctccttccaaaGCTTGAGTTCCTCAGGGAAGGAACTTAGCTGCATCTCCTGTCTGACAGTCTATCAAATCTGATACTGATTAACCTGCCTCTCTGAGACTTAGGAAGGCCTATGCTGCAAACATGAGGAGCCGTTTGGATAAAGCGTAGCCATATCAGACAGTTGTCAAGAAAGCTCTTAAAAGTGTACTGTTTTCCTTACAGATGGAAAAGTTGTATACTGAATAGAGACTGCAGCTTGAGAGGGTCAGAGACGTGAAAATATGAGACACCCACCTTCCACAGGTTTATTTAGAAACCTGTTCTTCATTCTCAAAACTGGACCAAATGAGATCAGGTTGTGCAGGTCTCCATAGCTGTTCCTATCACTTGGTGGGGGAAGCATCTCCACACTTTCAAAGCAGTCCTAGGAAAGACaggtgaaaaaaattaaacatgtaCTGGCCGTGCCTGAACAGGATCTCCTGCACTGGCGGCTGCGTGCAGCCCACAGCAACCACAGTGTCAGCTGGAGCAGATCTCCTCTGATtcagtccttgcccagctctgctGTCATTCCAAAAGGTGGGTTACCTAATGCCTGGACCAGCCCATACGTGCATCTCTATTCCCCAATTACTTTTCCTTAGGGATAAGTACCTATCGCTACCATTTTATATCACTAAAATGTCATATGCTCATCTTCCAGACTTTTAGTGAAGGGATTGACCAGATACCAGGATGATCCTATCTGGGGACTTTGTTACAGGTTGAGTTCTTCCCAAAAGTGTCTGACCGCAGTTTTTTTTAGGCCTATATTGTGTCTGCACTCTAGGAAGTACCATTAGAGCAGCCAAGACATATAGAAGATGCAGACCTTCATCTTTCCTAAGCCTCTCCCCATCCCCTCTGATTTCTCTAATTTCTGCCGAAGCTCCTTAAAAGCAGCCTGAGCCTCAGTGAATGAATTTTCAGAACCTTTCTGGCTGTACTGGGGAGCCACTCAACCTTTTGTGAATATATCTGCTCCACCACTGTCAAACACTCTTTACTCCTGTACCATTTAAATCCCCAGCATTGCTCATGGCTAAGCAATCAGATACTGTGCCAAGTGTTTCACAGGAACACATATCAGCTACCTTATCCCTGAGACCTCCAAGCTTGTAGAAGCCTGAAAATCCCATCTCCCAGACCCCAATTTAGAGACAGATTTGAGCCCTTTTGTGTAATTCTACAATGCAAAAGTTGCTACTTGTTGTTTGTTAGTGTGCTTCTTCAGCCGATTACACCATTCAGCAGTAAATAGTTTGTGATAGCATGGTGAAAGTAGGGTACTGCGAGCTCTATAAGCTTAACTGAGTAGAAATTCAGCTAGGGCTTCAGGAGACACAGAGCACGCAGGAGATAAAGGAAGGAGTATGTAAACTGGATGAAAGCAGAACTCCTCAACATACTATCACAGATCTTTGCCGAATCAATTGTACTTGGTAGAAGCACCAAATCCTTCTGCAAAACTCCTTACTGatgtcttttcttcccccttgttTCTACCTCACTTCCTCTTGTCACAAGACTAGTGGGAGAGGACTCTTCTTACGTACCTGTTCACACCCTGTTTTGCCATGCAGACAGACATTAAGCTCACAGTGCAGATAGGCCACTGAGTGATTCAGCATCTGGAACAGCTGGATGGTGAAGCTAGCAGCTCTGGACTGGCTGCTCTGCAGTAACTGGATGTATCTGCATTCAGATGGCAACCTGGCCAGGACAAATGGAAAACAATTTCAACTTCCAGCACTCCTCTGACCCAAGTCAGGAAAGGGAGCCTGCTGGCACAGTTATACACAAGTTCTAAGCCAAGCATCTGTGTCTACAGAGTCAGTCAAACAAAAATCCACGAAATTGCAACATCTCAGCCTGGGCATGTCTCTGACGTGGAGGCCGCAGTCCCAGAGCAGCAGAATTGTTTAGAGGAAGTTGATTTTGCTAAAGCCATTAAAGGGCTGCTGTAGTGTGATAATCATTCCCCGTCCTAGACAGACTCAGAAGCACTGCTTATCAGTAAACCCTTTTATGGATGATAATATCATCTAGCATTTCTAACGTACATATCATGCCCGAAGGGTtttacaaacattaactaattaatcctcAAATATCCCTATGCCCAACCCAGACAGTTTAGGTAATAACATCCTTGAAATACTGATGTGGAAATGGATTGCAGGAAGGAGTGCTGTACCCAAGATCCTGCAGATGGCCTGAGAAGTGCCACTGCTCATTTACAAAAATCAAAAGCTGAaggacatagattttttttctcctggaagcCCCAAGTCTTATCAAGCCCTTTATATGGATTACAAGGAGCTAAAGGAGCAGCGCACCCTTGAATGCATTCTTACTGCTTTTAGCTTAATCTTAACTCCAGAGAGATCAGAGACTCCCTATAGCTACAGAACACAAGGGAAAGCATTCTCTAAGGGTTGAGAAAATCCTCATCCCGTTCCTAGCTCATCTCTGCAGCTCCACGTCTGACCTGTCCAACAGACAGCACGTGGCATCTGGTCCCTCTGGCCTGGGGGTAGGAGTCACACAGCATGACCGGATTTGTAGCACAGGGTGGCTGCTGTTACTCTGTAGAGCGATTAAAGCCAGGAAAGTCTCCTGGAAAGGAAGTGGCCTGTGGACCTCAGAGCTTGCTTCTGTGGCAGGGCGTAGGCTCATCTGTACAGTGTAGTTACCAGAGCCACAGACATCATCAGCTACAACCGCATGGctgaaggaaaagagggaagaaaagatgaGAACCAGGCACTCTCTGCAGCCTGTTAAGAACAAAACAACATTATAGTCTGTTTCTTCAGTGAAGCCAAACAGAAACATGAGTCCAACTGACAAATaagttgaaagaaatgaaaaatatgtagaCCCTAGCACGATTGACTCTCCCATGGCTAGAAACACTTCCTGCATCTTTGCACTGTCAAATCATTTGAGCTGAGGGAAGTCGAGAAATGTTTTACTGAGTGGGaatatctgttttctttgctAGCACATTTCCTCGAGCACTATTAAATGCTCCCACTTGCAAAATGGCCTATAGAATTTGTCTGGGGGACAGTCACAGAATGGGAAGCTactatggaggggaaaaaaaaaagtctgaagggCAGTATTAGGATCTGAAATGCAGAAAGGCCCATCTTTTATACGTGAGGCGAgtccagaaagaaataaaaagtttttaaaaccaCAATATAGCTTTCCTATGTTACTGAGCCCCTAGAGCAATTTGAATATTGCtgccctccccccctcccttaaATCATGCAGCATAAAGATACAGCAGCAACTCCACTGAGATAATTACCCAGTCAGAAGGACATCATCTGACTGCAAAACACTCCGCTGGCGTGATTCACTCAGCGGTGGGCTGGGCTCAGAATCCAGCAGTGTCAGGACAGTTACCAagccttcagctgcttcttcagtcacttcatttcttttaaacatcTCCTCTGCTTCTGTGTTCAAGAACGGTTTCTCAAGATGTTTGTTGTTCCTAACAACTGCCAGGGAATTTCTCTCTGGTGTAAGTGCTACCAGAATCTGTGAAGAATATGAGGGGCTttctgaggttggaaggaactgGGTTAAATCTGGGCTTAGAAGCATCTCAGCATCATTGGCAGCTACTGCATTTAAGACAGGTGACTGATATATAGCCTTATTTACAAGCCTATTAGCAGAGACAGAAATTGATTTTCTTGTAGATGGCCCAGTAGCCTGCATGACAGTTGCAGCACTTACATGACCACGGTCATGTTCAGTGTTATCTTCTGATGATATCTGCTCCAAAGGGTGACTTTGTAGACTTGCTGAAGCTTGATGTGATGAAAACACAGGTGCTTGAATGGGCAGCTGGCCAGCTGCTGCTGAATATTCCTCTTTCAATAACATGCCATCACTCTTCCCTATTGATGGTGAGACCACAGTTACTTTGTTTGCCCTGGAAACTGTAGGCAATGCCATGTATGGATCAGATCTGATAGCTGATGTTGGTGGGAGAAACGCTTTTTTGTTTGTAAGTGAAGCAGTCATATGATCATTCTtagctgcaaagagaaaagtCATGGCTGAGGAAGATTGTGATGCACTTGGTGTTAATTTAGGCTCTCTCTCAAGAGCAACAGATCCTGCAGACACAGATGGTTGTACCAAAGTTAAAGCAATCTTACTGCCAAGAACTGCCGTGGGGGGTTGCTTTGTCCTTGCGTTAAACATGGCTGGCAGAGACGCGCTTGTTCGCAAGAGTGCACTAGCTCCTATTGTTCTTGCACTTGTACTGATTTCAGTTGGTTTTGTGTTTTCTCCCACATTGGCCAGTGAAAACAATTTAGTAGGTACTAGACTGGTTTGCTCATATTTCAGGGCTGATGGCAGGGGGGCAGTTGCAGACACAGATGAAGGAAGGCTTACAGGAGACTCAGCATATATCCTTGGGTGGGTAATTGTAGACAGCAGTTTCCCAGAGAGAGCTGTTTTCTTTTGGACCTTGGCTGAAAATGGATCATGCACTGGTGCTACTGTTGGTCTCTCTGTCATCATAAAGGACTTAGGCACAATGGGAGTAAGTATCAAGTGTTTAGTAAGATGAGGATTTGTAGAAGTGGGCGGTGTTTGTACCACTGTAGCATGCGCAGTGACTCCTCCTGAATGGGCAGTGCTTCCTACTGCTGAAACTTTGTGGGTGTTTCCAGGTGGAAGTGCTGAGAAAGCTGATAACGTgctgggcacaaactgaacttGTGCTGGCAGCCTTTGAAGTGACGCCATGCTTGAGACACTTTGTGAAGTGGACTGCAAAGGCACGATGTTTGCGGACATCTTTAATGGGTGTTTTAGAGTTCCAGCTGAGCGCAAGTTCAAACACTCTGTGCATTGTGTATGGACAGAGGAAGATGCGGTCACTACGCCTTGATGAAGGCTGGTTGTTTGCAGCAATAGTTTTATGCTGCGCTGAAGCTGATCCGCAGTCCTTCTCACGGTAAACGGAGGTTGGGTTGGTGTTTCAGAAGCAGGGAGTCCCCTTGCTGACAGTAAAGAAATTACAGAAGAGCTTGGcttttcagctgtgaaaaatcCTTTCGGGGAGATAGAGAGGCTGTGCTGTGTAGACAACGCTAATGGCGGCACAGCAGAGGTGAGAGGCTCGGCAGACACGCCGCTGAGTAAAAGCGGATCAGTCTCTTCGGCATCTTGGGAACAGGGAGCAGGTAACTGAATCTCTTCAGGCAGACTGTGCAGATTTTTGGCCTGCACTGTAGTGCTCATCCTTGTCCGTGGATGCAGTGACAAGTGATTCGATGCTAAGGTCAGTGCTTGAAATAAACTAGTAGTAGCTGGAGAATTAGTATTAGTCAGCACTGGCTGAGAagttcctttcattttctctgctgaTTGGTTTGAAGCAGTGGAGAAAGCAGTTTCAGGCCTCAAAGGCTTACTAGTGGGATAAGAGGAACTAGTTTTCATTGGAATATTGTGGCTGCTTTCAGGGGTAACCAAATTCCGATCTTGCTTATTAGTGAAAGATAAAGCAGTTTTGTGGTCACCCTCACCTTTAGGAGAGGGCAACATCTGGAATTCTGCTCTCTCAGGGGGTAAAAGGATAAATACAGGCTTAACCAGAATTAAGCTAGAAGGACTCAGATTTTGTAAGTCTGTAAGATCTAATGCTGAAGAATTGGAGGCTGCCAGGATTTGTTGGATTTGTTGAATGGAAAGCAGAGTCCCAACACTGACGCTTGGGAATCCTGTAGGCAAAGGGAAGTCTTGCATGGGCTGCAAGCACATTATGCCATTATTATTTCTAAGCAGAAAAGACAAATATTGGGATGATGGTAGGTCTGTAAGTTGATCGACTCTAAAGCCGCTGAGGTCTTTGGTAGCTACATCATCTGAGATACCAGACTGCTTAACTAGTGCTTGTGCCAGATGTGCCAGGATCTCATGAGAACCAGCAGGATGTGCTGTTGTTGAGCTAGGCTGCCCTCCTTGTGCTTGGAGCAAGGCCAGTTTCGGAGGAAAAGATTCCAGGCTGCCAGGTTGCTGGTTCTGGGAGGCTGAAGGGACAAAGCCATGAAGAGGAACTTTCTGGTTCCCGTTGTCATATAATCCAGGGAGGCTGGAGGTTATGCTGGCTTGTGGACTCAGTGCGGGAGAACCAGCCTTATCTATCTGATGTGGCAGACTTGTCTTTCTCTTGGAGTCTTCTACTGCGCTCATCTGTAGCATCATAGGGAAGGTTTCCTGAGATCCAGGATGGGCAGAAGTGGCTTGAACCCGAGATCCAGAACTAGTAGAAGCAGATGAAATCGGTATGTGAAATCCCTTCTCAGCAGAAGTGGAGATGCCCCTTAGCCGCAATCCAACATAAACAGGAGCAGATGTAGCTAGTGGCTGATGCCCTGCAGGAACAGAATCAAACGTGCTTAGAGGCTGAAGGCCTGCATTCACAAATGTAGATGTACCTGGAAAGAAGACAGGTGTTACTCCTTGCTCTCCAATAGTTTGGGAAAGTTTTAACTCTGACATCTGTGATTGGCTTAATTGGGATGAGTTAGCAGAAGTCTGTGGGCTCACAGAGGATCCAGATGCTTCACGTTTGCTTGTAATTGTCTGATGATCAGCATCACCTTGCCAAACTAGCGCTCCACTTTGAGAGTCCCCATTGGTTTCTTGAGAAATATGTTTAGTACAGTTCAGTGTCTGGGACAAAGAGAGGGACTGTGATCTATCAGTTGTGCTCCTGTGCCCTTGAAATGAAGATTGAATTAAGTCATCATGAACCTGTGTTTCCAGAGGCATCAATAATGAAGAGTGTACATTGCTTTGTGGGAGTGTCTGAAGAGCAGGCAGCTGGCTTGGGGGTCTAGAGCCCTTCGTTTCAGCTGCTTTTGAGTTTTTGTCTTTACTGtctgttgtttcttctttcagaGAGAAAGTAGGGGAAAACTGGACAGCAGTCGTTTGTGTCATTCTGGAATAGACTGCATCAAGGCTCCCTGAGGCTGGCTTTTGAAGCAATGCAGAAGTAGTAACTCTAACATCCACAGTCTGAGTCTTCTTCAGGGAGGAAGGTGTCACGCCAGCTTTGCTATCAGGCTGTGCTTCTGGATTTGCGTCTTTTGGCCTTTTGCTAGGGGGAGGTGTTAACGTTGGTAACCAATCCACCCTAGCACTTTCAAGAGCTGTCTTAACTCTGGTGGGAAATGCAGATCCTGCTATTTCCTTTCTTGGAGGATGGAAGTTTACCGCTGAAGTCAGTAGAGATGTTTTAGAACTTGGCACCTCTGTCTGCTTGACAGCAGGAATGGAAAAGACGGCTGCAAACTCTGGAGAATCTTGACGCGTTCCCCCACTGTGAATGGACTGGGGCCACCCAGCACTAGAGCTGGCAGGTCTAATACTGGGCTCagtaatattttctcttcctggtTTTCCTGGTAATGACTTGTCTGGCTGCTCCAGATGGGTGGCTGACTGTGATTCTTGCCTTGAGATAGGGATGTTTGTGCTACCCAAAAGCTTGCTAGGAGATGTGCCTCCATCCTGGAGTtttaaagctgctgcttctttgtgCAATTGATAAGCCCCCATTAGGTATCTAACCAATCCTTTAGGCACTACAGTTGTTAATTTTGCAGCTGTCTCTGTGTGCACAGGAATGAAGTCAGCTGTCATTTCATTGGTAGAGTCAACTGTTGGAGTCTGAAAATCAAAGGTCACCTCATCTAAGTTATCTTCTGTAATGGAAAACACTTCACTGGTCACTGGGCTGCTCTCAGCTCTCAGTTGGTCTTCTCCAGGAAAATTCTGGTCTAGTAATTCACTGCCATGATGTTCATTTCTGGAGGTACCTAATGAACAGAAGACAAGCCAAGCCCTTTGTCTCCTTACTTGTACGTGAACTTTTAATAGTTTGCAGCAGTGCTTTTCAACTGGCTGAGGGAGAAGTGGAAAGTTAAGTAGCCACCAGTTCCCCTCAGAAGCATACAAGAGGGAGGACCAGCACCTCTGGCACTGCCATTCTTATGGCCAGCTGCTATAAATCTGATCTCTAGCTGTTTACATTCAATATCACGTAAAAATGACAATTCATACCTGTGCCCTACTGATGCAAAGCATTAACCAGTCAGAATAGAACCCTTTACTTTAATTgctgaaagacaaaaatgacaGCTTAAGATGCAGGGAGAACGAAGCCCtaaggctgctcagggccaggctgGTGGATCTTTAATAGCAAAGCAAGCTTAAAATATACATGAAAGAGCTCACTCACCTGGCCGTCCTTAATCACTCCTCCTCTCCCAATATCCTAGTCCTATGCTGAGTTTCCTGATTCATGCTAGCTGACCAGACGACCTGTAATTGTCCTGTTTCCATTGAGTCTTGGAAATCAGAGGcagataaaacattaaaaacaaggtTCCCTTTTAAAGAACTGAACCCTAAAACAGGTACACTAGGCTTAAAATTGCACAATAGCCTTCTCCTAAAggcacatcatcatcatcaccaccacaGCCTTTGGCTTGAGGAAGCTGTGGATCAGGCTACCTAAGGTTCAGTATTATTAAAGGATGAAGCTGTTCTGTTTTGCCCGAGTGACACAAAGCAGAACACAGTAACCTCTCTGCTTCTAAATTCTCAAATCAGAAGCAGACATTTTGTCATTTTAGAGGTAGACTCATGACTTAAAGGGCTATTGTTTCAtgagcagattttatttttctcattcacaTTTACAGGGTCAACATTCCCAAGCATGCTTGCCAAACCATGGCCTAAAATATTTATGTGCTTTTCTCCCCCCCGCAAAAGTTTAAGCATTTCCCCTCAGGTACCTGACAGCAAAGACAGGTACAGAAAAGCTAAGAGGTGATTTGGGTATGCAATTATATTGTGCTTTTGACAAAGGCAAAGCAGAGGTCAGCTGGTTGCACTTCAGATGGAACCGCAGGGGTTCTTGCCCGAGCGTTGTGCCTTTACAGCTTCTCTGTGGTCATTTGAGGAACTGGCACTACTTCGGTCAGTTATGAGCAGGCTAAGCTAATATAAAGGGAAGCCACAAAATTAATTTATTGCTAAGAAAGAAATGGAGCTTAACGGAAACTGTTATGTTACATGTACAAAACAGTTTGAATTGTGACTTTGTACAGGAAAAATCAAACTCCCATGGTTTGGCTCCAACTCAAAGAAACGCAAAGTGCTCTGTCTAAAGGTATAGACATACTCAAATACTTTACTGAAGCAAGGTCTCAGAGAAAGCATTATCAATATACACAAACACACCTTTTCATGTTTTCCCAAAAAACAGAAttacaagagagagaaaatattctttGAGTGCACCCAAGCTCATCTTTACTCAAGAGGTAAGTCCTGCTGAAAATACGTAAGACTGCTTTCATGAGCCAAGTGAAATTTATGAACACTTGCAGGGTATGCTCATAATCAGACAATATGAGGTGGAAAACCAAGACTGACTGGTCTCCTGCTATAAGTGACAGCAGCCCCAAGAACTCATTTGAAGCATGACAGCATTACAGACTCATCATTGATTTCAAGCTGTCAGGAATACTGGCAAGATAGCTGTTTCGAGAGAAAATGCAGAACAACGTGCTACCACCCAGTGAAGAGGGGAGATCTTGCTTAACGCAATAAATAGGAACAGAGGTGCCTGGAAAACTGGATTCTAAGCCAAGGTTCCAGCAGCTCTGAGTTGGATCCTCCATTCCGCTATTAACCTACTCTGTGATAAGTcaccccattttttttcctgctcccctccccccacccccaagctgATGGCAACCACACACTCTTTAGGAAGTGGACCGTCTCTTAGTTGGTTATGTAGCATAAGTGAACCCTCTTTTAGGGCCACTAACACTCCCATAACAAATCATTTAAATCAGTATCTTGAGCCTTCCAGGACAGCTGTATGAACAGAGAAAAGTTGCCCCTTCACCTCATTGTTGTTACACACCTGAGACTGATGGCAAAATATCTACTCTAGTTTTCTCAGCCACAAATACTGTAGGAGAAGAAGGTGGAAAGACAGCACTTGAGATTAGAACTAATTGCATCACTCACCAGACAAATCCAGTAGTTCAGCCACCATCAAAATAAAGATGGGGAATTTTTCCTGCATCTTATGAAGCAGCTCCTGAGTCAGCCCAATAGCAGCGTATTCAGACACGTAGCTTATTCAGACACGTAGCTTGCTAAGGAGTCACTGCTGCCTTTTAGCAATGGGCATTTGCAGTGTTTGTTCTGGATAGGGAGGGTATTATGTTACTTTGCGACAGCTTAGGCCAGACAACAACCAATaatctgtttccaaaaaaaaaaaaaaaaaaaaaaaaaaaaaggcctgcaCCAATTGGAATCAAttgatttttaacaaaacaaagcacaaagcTACTTAAATACTTTCAAGGTGGCTGTTTCCAGACGTTCCACCTCTCCAAGTTTCACTCTGTTTATTCTTCTGCCTGATAGCCTAAACACTGCCTTCCCTATCTTGTCTTCCTACAGCTGACAGTTAGGCCAAGTCTATTTTACTGTGTCATCTAGACTAAAACAGATGATACTGTGCAACCTAGGTACTGTAATTAAAGTTTATGATTTACAGTTCAATCCATATCACACTGACAGATGAGAAGCAGCATGATAAATCATCAGTAGGTAGTGGAATTGGAACTGTTAAAACTCAACTTTACAGTTATAACTAAAGGAGTAACTCCTATGGAAACAGTagggttttttgtattttcagacCACTTATGCCCTGAAAAGGCACTATAATACAGATTATCCTATATATGTTACATAGGGATCATGTGCATCTGCTTATTTGTGCAGAACCTATTTGTTAAACTTGACAAGCCTTCACGTGGCAGTACTATAGCTGCTCTTCTGCCAGCAAGACCACCATACAGGCCTCACTAGCTACGCTTTCCAGGAGATCTTAAACACAAACTAGAGCTCTGTTTTTATCATTCACAGACAATTAATGTGTATTTCTTGTGCTTCATCTTGACTCTAACGCTCTTTGTTTTATGTCTGACAGTGAATTTCAGCGATAAAGCCGCTACGCTTTAGTACAGAACGCAGCTTCTTCAGGCCAACCTCTTACGAGGTTTAAACTGCCTTTTTGGAACAATACATAAGAGATTAGAGCAATGCGTTACTGGCCTTCAAGTTACACTTGCTGTTACTATTAATTCCTTATCAACCTCTCTAAGGAAACACAGACACTAGAAAGATGTGCCAGTGCCATTTGTGTTATTGTTTAACTAACAAATGACTAAACAGAATATTAAGGACGAATATCAGGGGCCATGACAAAGTACCTAGATCAGGAAGGTCAACCATTGTTCTTACACcacacaaaagaaaagaacaaaggaatCAATCTGATTAAGTTTACTATGACA includes:
- the LOC104141087 gene encoding streptococcal hemagglutinin-like isoform X1 — translated: MQEKFPIFILMVAELLDLSGTSRNEHHGSELLDQNFPGEDQLRAESSPVTSEVFSITEDNLDEVTFDFQTPTVDSTNEMTADFIPVHTETAAKLTTVVPKGLVRYLMGAYQLHKEAAALKLQDGGTSPSKLLGSTNIPISRQESQSATHLEQPDKSLPGKPGRENITEPSIRPASSSAGWPQSIHSGGTRQDSPEFAAVFSIPAVKQTEVPSSKTSLLTSAVNFHPPRKEIAGSAFPTRVKTALESARVDWLPTLTPPPSKRPKDANPEAQPDSKAGVTPSSLKKTQTVDVRVTTSALLQKPASGSLDAVYSRMTQTTAVQFSPTFSLKEETTDSKDKNSKAAETKGSRPPSQLPALQTLPQSNVHSSLLMPLETQVHDDLIQSSFQGHRSTTDRSQSLSLSQTLNCTKHISQETNGDSQSGALVWQGDADHQTITSKREASGSSVSPQTSANSSQLSQSQMSELKLSQTIGEQGVTPVFFPGTSTFVNAGLQPLSTFDSVPAGHQPLATSAPVYVGLRLRGISTSAEKGFHIPISSASTSSGSRVQATSAHPGSQETFPMMLQMSAVEDSKRKTSLPHQIDKAGSPALSPQASITSSLPGLYDNGNQKVPLHGFVPSASQNQQPGSLESFPPKLALLQAQGGQPSSTTAHPAGSHEILAHLAQALVKQSGISDDVATKDLSGFRVDQLTDLPSSQYLSFLLRNNNGIMCLQPMQDFPLPTGFPSVSVGTLLSIQQIQQILAASNSSALDLTDLQNLSPSSLILVKPVFILLPPERAEFQMLPSPKGEGDHKTALSFTNKQDRNLVTPESSHNIPMKTSSSYPTSKPLRPETAFSTASNQSAEKMKGTSQPVLTNTNSPATTSLFQALTLASNHLSLHPRTRMSTTVQAKNLHSLPEEIQLPAPCSQDAEETDPLLLSGVSAEPLTSAVPPLALSTQHSLSISPKGFFTAEKPSSSVISLLSARGLPASETPTQPPFTVRRTADQLQRSIKLLLQTTSLHQGVVTASSSVHTQCTECLNLRSAGTLKHPLKMSANIVPLQSTSQSVSSMASLQRLPAQVQFVPSTLSAFSALPPGNTHKVSAVGSTAHSGGVTAHATVVQTPPTSTNPHLTKHLILTPIVPKSFMMTERPTVAPVHDPFSAKVQKKTALSGKLLSTITHPRIYAESPVSLPSSVSATAPLPSALKYEQTSLVPTKLFSLANVGENTKPTEISTSARTIGASALLRTSASLPAMFNARTKQPPTAVLGSKIALTLVQPSVSAGSVALEREPKLTPSASQSSSAMTFLFAAKNDHMTASLTNKKAFLPPTSAIRSDPYMALPTVSRANKVTVVSPSIGKSDGMLLKEEYSAAAGQLPIQAPVFSSHQASASLQSHPLEQISSEDNTEHDRGHVSAATVMQATGPSTRKSISVSANRLVNKAIYQSPVLNAVAANDAEMLLSPDLTQFLPTSESPSYSSQILVALTPERNSLAVVRNNKHLEKPFLNTEAEEMFKRNEVTEEAAEGLVTVLTLLDSEPSPPLSESRQRSVLQSDDVLLTGHAVVADDVCGSGNYTVQMSLRPATEASSEVHRPLPFQETFLALIALQSNSSHPVLQIRSCCVTPTPRPEGPDATCCLLDRLPSECRYIQLLQSSQSRAASFTIQLFQMLNHSVAYLHCELNVCLHGKTGCEQDCFESVEMLPPPSDRNSYGDLHNLISFGPVLRMKNRFLNKPVEGPDSAMLVPILLGSLTGFAVLGGAFLSLWLHHRQNTKNLGYPPLGEIQGL